The nucleotide sequence GCACTTCGAGCACGATGGCGACGATGACCGAGAACAGGATCCACCACCAGTACTCGCTGCGGCTGGCGCGTCCGGTGAAGTCCGCGTACTTCGTGAAGAAGCGCTTGATGGCCTGTCCGATCGTCGCCCCGTAGAGCGGCGCCCAGAGCGGGGTCTCGCCGGTCGGAGCGGCGGAGGTGGTCGGGTACTGCGGAGACGTCACGAGGAGTCCTTTCCAAGACACGTGTTGTGTGAGGTGGAGCGGGCATAGTCAAGCGCATGGGTGCGCGCTGTGCGTCTCGTGTGACGCGGCGTGTCCGCTGCGCCGTCGCGGCGAAAGGGGACTCACCCGAGCGAGTCGAGCTCCTCGCGGACGAAGCGCGCGAACTGCGCCGCGGCCGCCGACTGCGACCGGGTGCGGTTGCGCGCCAGGCCGATGATGCGCGTCGCTTCGTCCCGCAGCGGCACCGCCACGATCCCCGGCTCGGCCGGAGTGTCCGGGATGAGGGCGGCACCGACGCCGTCGCGCACCAGTCCGCGCAGGGTCGAGAGCTCCGTGACCTCGATGACGGGGTTCATCACGACCCCGTGCGCGGCGAAGTACGCGTCCGCGATGTGGCGGAGACCGGAGCCGGTGCGCAGGGCCACCAGGTCGTAGGGCTCGAGGTCCGGAACGCTGACGGCCGTCGCCCCGGCGAGGGGATGCCCCTCCGGCACGCCGAGCACCAGCCGTTCGGCGGTCAACGGCTCCCACTCGATCTCCGGGTCGCGCGGGTCGGGGCTGAGGAACGCGACGTCGGCCGCGCCGTCGCGCAGCGCATCCAGCACCGTGTCGGCGGTTCCGCCGCTCAGCACGAAGCGGATGTCGGGGAACAGCCCTCGGTACTCGCTGATGACCTTCGGGATGAGCCACCCGCCGAATGACGAGACGTAGGCGACCGAGACGGTGCCGCCCGACGGGTCGCGCAGCGCCTCGATGCGCGCTCGCGCGTTCTCGAGCTCCGATTCGGCCCGCACCGCGTGCGCGAGCAGGATCTCGCCGTACTGGTTGAGCTCCAGGTGGCCGCGGCGGCGGTCGAACAGCTCGACGCCCATCTCCTGCTCGAGCCGTGCGAGCGAGCGTGTGAGGGTCGACTGGGACACCCCGAGGGTCTCGGCGGCGAGGGCCGGATGGCCCTCCGCGGCCAGCGCCCGGAAGTGGGCGATCTCGTCGATCCGCATGCCTCTCATCATGGCGTATCGGCGCGTTCCCCCGTGCGGTGCTCAAATGAGCGGTCTACCCCTGAACGAGTTTTCTGTACGTTCACACACGAGAAACAGTCCCGTTTCACGCCGTCCCTACGGTGGGCGCGGACTCATCCCACACCTCACCGACCGAGGAGAACAATGTCAACCAGATTCGGCAGGCTGGCGCGTGTCGCCGCCGCCGCGCTCGCGGGGGCCGGCCTCGCCGCCGGTTCGCTCGTCGCGACCCCGGCATTCGCCAGCACCGACGGCACCGGTGTCGTCATCAACGAGGCGTATCTGTCCGGCGGGAGCGCCGGCGCCGCCTTCACGAACAAGTTCGTCGAGCTCTACAACCCAGG is from Leifsonia sp. 466MF and encodes:
- a CDS encoding LysR family transcriptional regulator; its protein translation is MRIDEIAHFRALAAEGHPALAAETLGVSQSTLTRSLARLEQEMGVELFDRRRGHLELNQYGEILLAHAVRAESELENARARIEALRDPSGGTVSVAYVSSFGGWLIPKVISEYRGLFPDIRFVLSGGTADTVLDALRDGAADVAFLSPDPRDPEIEWEPLTAERLVLGVPEGHPLAGATAVSVPDLEPYDLVALRTGSGLRHIADAYFAAHGVVMNPVIEVTELSTLRGLVRDGVGAALIPDTPAEPGIVAVPLRDEATRIIGLARNRTRSQSAAAAQFARFVREELDSLG